A DNA window from Hypomesus transpacificus isolate Combined female chromosome 24, fHypTra1, whole genome shotgun sequence contains the following coding sequences:
- the LOC124486457 gene encoding citron rho-interacting kinase — translation MSQMEQEISLVQSKMSDLESVLQQKDVELKASETQRSLLEQDLATYITECSSLKRSLEQARTEVSQEDDKALQLLHDIREQSNKLQEIKEQECHAQMEEMRVAIRQLEEDLSAARRRSDLYESELKESRQASEELKRKAAEYNQRMQKAKEQGKAEAEEVLAKLEKTNSEQQAKIQDLQDKLAKASKASSEASDLMHSIRVAKERMERELERLQNKEDSSDSLRRRLRETEDGRKTLENQVKRLEIVERREMKLKEDIQSKAQQIQQMAEKIMELEESVRETQSTAQRVESHLEQKEKLYEDKIKVLETQMKADMADKEMLESSQSKYEEEVREKCSIISDQKATINAMDSKMNSLEQRIAELSEANKLAANSSIYTQKNMKAQEEMISELRQQKFYLESQAGKLEAQNAKLEEHLEKMSQQEQSNKSRVTELESKLRETGLEHEEQKLVIKRQVTEVTLSLQERESQISGLQTARHALESQLQQAKTELEDTTAEAEEEITVLRAHRDDIQRKFDALRDSCAVITDLEEQLTQLTQENSELNRQNFYLSKQLDEATDDTEDRMQLGQDVDRLRREVADREMHLNNQKQNIETLKTTCTMLEEQVVELETLNDELLEKERQWEAWRGALEDEKNQAERRTRDVQRLLDNEKQNRLRADQRSSEARQAVELAVKEHKAEILVLQQTLKDQKLKAESLSDTLIDLEKKHALLEMNARSLQQKLEGERDLKQRLLEDQSKLQQQMDVQKTHIFRLTQGLQDALDQTDLLKTERTDLEYQLENIQAVYSHEKVKMEGTITQQTKLIDFLQSRVDQGGSKKKKGLFGRRREDLLVAMAAQSGSQSSQGSQGSPVPMAPPVPLQYSDMKVALEKERSRSSELEDALQKMRLELRSMREEAVQYKGLEHGAPPTPASARQQMMMSALVKSPEHKQGPSQLASSSSSGRRKETATPEERRRVTFEKYGRRMKDSQRDRERERDRAHHNAPHRFTVGLNMRAAKCTVCLDTVHFGRQAATCIECHALCHPKCSPCLLATCGLPSDCALQLGEGSSRDKGSSPGLQLKEASGHVRLEGWMKQPRNGKRGQGWERKYVVLDGTKVSIYEIEPREDSATPLEEFELCLSEGEVMVHGAVGACELPNTAKSDVPYVLKLESQSHTPCWSGQTLYLMAPSFPDKQRWVAVMESVVAGGRAAREKAEADAADVSKRQMVLSSLVQKLLGNSLLKLEGDDRLDINSTLPLTDQIVLVGSEEGLYALNVIKNSLTHIPGLGSVFQIHIVKEHEKLLMIVGDERALCLVEIKRVKQSLAQSHLPAQSELAPYIFETVKGCHLFAAGRIDNGPCICAAMPNKITILRYNDNLNKFCIRKEIETLEPCSCIHLTSYSIIIGTNKFFEIEMKQYTLEEFLDKNDVSLASAVFAASSHSFPISMVQVTSTQQKEEYLLCFHEFGVFVDSYGRRSRTDDIRWSRLPLAFAYREPFLFVTYFNSLDVMEVQGHASLGPPVLAHLDIPSPRYLGPAISSGAIYLASSYQNKLRVICCKGSLVRESGELQRTGSSRGSPSKRGPPTYTEHISKRLASGPGSHEGLHREPSTPHRYREGRTEFRRDKSPARPLDREKSPGRVLDSRRERSPGRFEDPSRTRLHAGSVRTQLTPVSKVWDQSSV, via the exons ATGTCACAG ATGGAGCAGGAGATCTCCCTGGTCCAGAGTAAGATGTCTGATCTGGAGTCGGTGTTGCAGCAGAAGGATGTGGAGCTGAAAGCCTCGGAAACTCAAAGGAGCCTTCTGGAACAGGACCTGGCTACATACATCACAGAGTGCAGC AGTCTGAAGCGCAGTCTGGAGCAGGCCCGCACGGAGGTGTCCCAGGAAGATGACAAGGCGCTGCAGCTTCTTCACGACATCAGGGAGCAGAGCAACAAGCTGCAGGAGATCAAAGAGCAG GAGTGCCACGCTCAGATGGAGGAGATGCGCGTTGCCATCAGGCAACTGGAGGAGGACCTCTCGGCCGCCCGTCGTCGTAGCGACCTCTACGAGTCCGAGCTGAAGGAGTCCCGGCAGGCCAGCGAGGAGCTGAAGAGGAAGGCCGCCGAGTACAACCAGAGGATGCAGAAG GCCAAGGAGCAAGGAAAAGCAGAGGCGGAGGAGGTGTTAGCAAAGCTGGAAAAG ACCAATTCTGAACAGCAAGCCAAAATTCAGGATCTCCAAGATAAGCTTGCCAAG GCATCAAAGGCCAGCTCTGAGGCCTCAGATCTCATGCACAGCATCCGCGTGGCCAAGGAACGCATGGAGCGTGAGCTCGAGAGGCTGCAGAACAAGGAGGACTCCAGCGACAGTCTGCGCAGACGCCTCCGTGAGACCGAG gatgGCAGGAAGACTCTGGAGAACCAGGTGAAGCGTCTGGAGATTGTGGAGCGTCGAGAGATGAAACTGAAGGAGGACATCCAGAGCAAGGCCCAGCAGATTCAGCAGATGGCTGAGAAGATCATG gAGCTTGAGGAGAGCGTACGTGAGACACAGTCCACAGCCCAGCGCGTGGAGTCTCACCTGGAGCAGAAGGAGAAGCTCTACGAGGATAAGATCAAG GTCTTGGAGACCCAGATGAAGGCAGACATGGCCGACAAGGAGATGCTGGAGTCCAGTCAGAGCAAGTATGAGGAGGAGGTTCGTGAGAAGTGCAGCATCATCAGTGACCAGAAGGCG ACGATCAATGCCATGGACTCCAAGATGAACAGCCTGGAGCAGAGAATTGCAGAGCTTTCCGAGGCCAACAAACTGGCAGCCAACAGCAGCATCTACACCCAGAAGAACAT GAAGGCCCAGGAGGAGATGATCTCGGAGCTGAGGCAGCAGAAGTTCTACCTGGAGTCGCAGGCAGGGAAGCTTGAGGCCCAGAACGCCAAGCTGGAGGAGCATCTGGAGAAGATGAGCCAGCAGGAGCAGAGCAACAAGAGCCGTGTGACGGAGCTGGAGAGCAAgctgagagag ACGGGCCTGGAGCACGAGGAGCAGAAGCTGGTGATCAAGCGTCAGGTGACGGAGGTGACCCTGTCGCTGCAGGAGCGCGAGTCCCAGATTAGCGGGCTGCAGACGGCGCGCCACGCCCTGGAGAGCCAGCTGCAGCAGGCCAAGACGGAGCTGGAGGACACCACGGCAGAGGCCGAGGAGGAGATCACCGTCCTCAGG GCTCACCGGGACGACATCCAGCGCAAGTTTGACGCCCTGAGAGACAGCTGTGCG GTGATCACAGACTTGGAGGAGCAGCTCACCCAGCTGACCCAGGAGAACTCGGAGCTGAACCGGCAGAACTTCTACCTGTCCAAGCAGCTGGACGAGGCCACGGACGACACGGAGGACAGGATGCAGCTGGGCCAGGACGTGGACCGCCTCCGCAGGGAGGTGGCAGACCGTGAGATGCACCTCAACAACCAGAAGCAG AACATAGAGACCCTGAAGACCACGTGCACCatgctggaggagcaggtggtggAGCTGGAGACTCTGAACGACgagctgctggagaaggagaggcagtgGGAGGCGTGGAGGGGCGCGCTGGAGGACGAGAAGAACCAGGcggagaggaggaccagggacGTCCAGAGGCTGCTGGACAACGAGAAGCAGAACAG GCTGCGTGCGGACCAGCGCAGCTCCGAGGCCCGCCAGGCCGTGGAGCTGGCGGTGAAGGAGCACAAGGCCGAGATCCTGGTCCTGCAGCAAACGCTCAAGGACCAGAAGCTCAAAGCGGAGAGCCTCTCGGACAca CTCATTGATCTGGAGAAGAAGCACGCCCTGCTGGAGATGAACGCCCGTAGCCTGCAGCAGAAGctggagggcgagagagatcTAAAGCAGAGGCTGCTGGAAGAT CAAAGCAAACTGCAGCAGCAGATGGACGTCCAGAAGACCCACATCTTCAGGCTGACTCAGGGGCTGCAGGACGCGCTGGACCAGACAGACCTGTTGAAGACCGAGAGGACAGACCTGGAGTACCAGCTGGAGAACATCCAG GCTGTGTATTCCCACGAGAAGGTGAAGATGGAGGGCACCATCACACAGCAGACCAAACTCATAGACTTCCTCCAGTCCAGGGTGGACCAGGGAGGctcaaagaagaagaag GGTCTGTTTGGGAGGCGTAGAGAGGACCTGCTGGTTGCCATGGCGGCCCAGAGTGGCTCTCAGAGCTCCCAGGGGTCCCAGGGGTCCCCGGTCCCCATGGCCCCCCCGGTGCCCCTGCAGTACAGCGACATGAAGGTGGCCCTGGAGAAGGAGCGCTCCCGCTCTTCCGAGCTGGAGGACGCCCTGCAGAAGATGCGCCTGGAGCTCCGCTCGATGCGAGAGGAGG CCGTGCAGTATAAAGGTCTGGAGCATGGCGCCCCGCCCACACCTGCTTCGGCTCGGCAGCAGATGATGATGTCAGCCCTGGTGAAGTCTCCAGAGCACAAGCAGGGCCCCAGCCAGctcgcctcctcctccagctccggcCGCAGAAAGGAGACCGCCACCCCCGAGG agagaaggagggtcaCTTTTGAAA AGTATGGCCGTCGCATGAaggacagccagagagacagggagagggagagagacagggcgcACCACAACGCCCCTCACCGCTTCACCGTGGGGCTGAACATGAGAGCTGCCAAATGCACCGTGTGCCTGGACACCGTGCACTTCGGCCGCCAGGCCGCCACCTGCATCG AATGTCACGCTCTGTGCCACCCGAAgtgctccccctgcctcctcgccACCTGCGGTCTGCCCAGCGACTGCGCTCTTCAGCTGGGGGAGGGCTCGAGCCGGGACAAGGGCAGCTCCCCCGGGCTGCAGCTGAAGGAGGCCAGCGGACACGTGCGTCTGGAGGGCTGGATGAAGCAGCCCAG GAACGGCAAGAGAGGCCAGGGTTGGGAGAGGAAATATGTGGTTCTGGACGGGACCAAAGTATCCATCTACGAGATAGAGCCCAGAGAAG acTCTGCCACGCCGCTGGAGGAGTTTGAGCTGTGCCTGTCCGAAGGAGAGGTGATGGTCCACGGGGCTGTGGGGGCGTGTGAGCTGCCCAACACTGCCAAATCAG ATGTACCATACGTGCTGAAGCTGGAATCTCAATCGCACACCCCCTGCTGGTCCGGCCAGACCCTGTACCTGATGGCTCCCAGCTTCCCAGACAAGCAGCGCTGGGTGGCCGTGATGGAGTCGGTGGTGGCGGGGGGGCGGGCGGCCAGGGAGAAGGCGGAGGCGGACGCA GCTGATGTGTCCAAAAGACAAATGGTTCTGTCTTCACTGGTCCAG aaGCTGCTGGGGAACTCTCTGTTGAAGCTGGAGGGCGACGACAGGCTGGATATCAACagcaccctccctctcactgaTCAG ATCGTGCTGGTGGGGTCTGAGGAGGGTCTGTACGCGCTGAACGTCATCAAGAACTCCCTGACCCACATCCCCGGGCTGGGCTCCGTGTTTCAGATCCACATCGTCAAGGAGCACGAGAAGCTGCTCATGATCGTTG GGGACGAGAGGGCGTTGTGTCTGGTGGAGATCAAGAGGGTGAAGCAGTCTTTGGCCCAGTCCCACCTGCCGGCCCAGTCTGAGCTGGCCCCCTACATCTTTGAGACGGTGAAAGGCTGCCACCTGTTTGCTGCCGGCAGG ATAGACAACGGCCCCTGTATCTGCGCTGCCATGCCCAACAAGATAACCATTCTACGCTACAACGACAATCTCAACAAGTTCTGCATCCGCAAG GAGATTGAGACACTGGAGCCTTGCAGCTGCATCCACCTGACCAGCTACAGCATCATCATCGGCACCAACAAGTTCTTTGAGATTGAGATGAAACAGTACACGCTGGAAG AGTTCCTGGATAAGAACGATGTGTCGCTAGCCTCGGCCGTGTTCGCCGCATCCTCCCACAGTTTCCCCATCTCCATGGTCCAGGTCACCAGCACCCAGCAGAAGGAGGAGTACCTGCTCTGTTTCCACG AGTTTGGCGTGTTCGTGGACTCGTACGGGCGGAGGAGCCGTACGGACGACATCAGATGGAGCCGTCTTCCCCTGGCCTTCG CCTATAGGGAGCCCTTCCTGTTTGTGACGTACTTCAACTCCTTAGACGTCATGGAGGTTCAGGGGCACGCATCACTTGg